From the Glandiceps talaboti chromosome 10, keGlaTala1.1, whole genome shotgun sequence genome, one window contains:
- the LOC144440936 gene encoding serine/threonine-protein phosphatase 2A activator-like isoform X1: protein MADTEHAEDTEVKGDAAESPAVSTTENQTTSNTEQQNDCSDNTPQFVLPKKEIKSPMDMPRWEKSQAFRDYLGFVLSLNDSVKGTTMTDKYDMSEVCTKLVDMLTMLSRWIDEIPPIDQPQRFGNKAFRDWYKRLQENIRSLLQPMLPSQYQESVVELEVYILDSFGNSTRIDYGTGHEMNFATFLCCLYKLRVLTEKDNVAVVHKVFSRYLDVTRKLQTTYRMEPAGSQGVWGLDDFQFLPFIWGSSQLIAHPQILPAAIPQAEVAEANYHEYMFFACIKFINSMKTGPFAEHSNTLWGISSVPHWGKVNSGLLKMYKAECLKKFPIIQHFLFGTLMSVQLAT from the exons ATGGCGGATACCGAACATGCCGAAG ACACAGAGGTAAAAGGAGATGCCGCAGAGAGTCCTGCAGTATCTACCACAGAGAACCAGACAACGTCAAACACCGAGCAACAAAATGATTGCAGTGATAATACCCCCCAGTTTGTCTTGCccaaaaaagaaatcaaatctcCCATGGACATGCCAAGATGGGAGAAATCTCAGGCATTCAGAGATTACTTGGGCTTTGTTTTATCACTGAATGACAGCGTCAAAGGAACAACAATGACAGATAAATATGACATGTCAGAG GTTTGTACAAAGTTGGTAGACATGCTGACAATGTTGAGTAGATGGATTGATGAAATCCCACCTATAGATCAACCACAGAGGTTTGGTAATAAAGCATTTAGAGACTGGTACAAACGACTACAAGAG aacaTAAGGTCATTACTCCAACCAATGCTTCCATCTCAGTATCAAGAGTCTGTTGTTGAACTAGAAGTTTATATTTTGGATAGTTTTGGTAATTCAACTAGAATAGACTATGGAACAG GCCATGAAATGAATTTTGCAACATTTCTATGTTGTTTGTACAAATTAAGAGTTCTTACAGAAAAAGATAATGTTGCAGTAGTCCACAAAGTTTTCAGTAG GTATTTAGATGTTACAAGAAAACTTCAAACCACATACAGAATGGAGCCAGCTGGTAGTCAAGGTGTTTGGGGTTTAGATGACTTTCAGTTTCTACCGTTTATATGGGGAAGTTCTCAGTTAATAG CTCATCCTCAGATATTACCTGCAGCAATTCCTCAAGCTGAAGTAGCAGAAGCCAACTACCATGAATACATGTTTTTTGCCTGTATTAAATTCATCAATTCT ATGAAGACTGGTCCATTTGCTGAACATTCAAATACATTATGGGGCATTAGTTCAGTACCACACTGGGGCAAAGTAAACTCAGGACTTCTTAAAATGTACAAAGCAGAG tgCTTGAAGAAATTTCCAATCATACAACACTTCTTATTTGGAACGCTCATGTCAGTTCAACTAGCAACATGA
- the LOC144440936 gene encoding serine/threonine-protein phosphatase 2A activator-like isoform X2, with the protein MDMPRWEKSQAFRDYLGFVLSLNDSVKGTTMTDKYDMSEVCTKLVDMLTMLSRWIDEIPPIDQPQRFGNKAFRDWYKRLQENIRSLLQPMLPSQYQESVVELEVYILDSFGNSTRIDYGTGHEMNFATFLCCLYKLRVLTEKDNVAVVHKVFSRYLDVTRKLQTTYRMEPAGSQGVWGLDDFQFLPFIWGSSQLIAHPQILPAAIPQAEVAEANYHEYMFFACIKFINSMKTGPFAEHSNTLWGISSVPHWGKVNSGLLKMYKAECLKKFPIIQHFLFGTLMSVQLAT; encoded by the exons ATGGACATGCCAAGATGGGAGAAATCTCAGGCATTCAGAGATTACTTGGGCTTTGTTTTATCACTGAATGACAGCGTCAAAGGAACAACAATGACAGATAAATATGACATGTCAGAG GTTTGTACAAAGTTGGTAGACATGCTGACAATGTTGAGTAGATGGATTGATGAAATCCCACCTATAGATCAACCACAGAGGTTTGGTAATAAAGCATTTAGAGACTGGTACAAACGACTACAAGAG aacaTAAGGTCATTACTCCAACCAATGCTTCCATCTCAGTATCAAGAGTCTGTTGTTGAACTAGAAGTTTATATTTTGGATAGTTTTGGTAATTCAACTAGAATAGACTATGGAACAG GCCATGAAATGAATTTTGCAACATTTCTATGTTGTTTGTACAAATTAAGAGTTCTTACAGAAAAAGATAATGTTGCAGTAGTCCACAAAGTTTTCAGTAG GTATTTAGATGTTACAAGAAAACTTCAAACCACATACAGAATGGAGCCAGCTGGTAGTCAAGGTGTTTGGGGTTTAGATGACTTTCAGTTTCTACCGTTTATATGGGGAAGTTCTCAGTTAATAG CTCATCCTCAGATATTACCTGCAGCAATTCCTCAAGCTGAAGTAGCAGAAGCCAACTACCATGAATACATGTTTTTTGCCTGTATTAAATTCATCAATTCT ATGAAGACTGGTCCATTTGCTGAACATTCAAATACATTATGGGGCATTAGTTCAGTACCACACTGGGGCAAAGTAAACTCAGGACTTCTTAAAATGTACAAAGCAGAG tgCTTGAAGAAATTTCCAATCATACAACACTTCTTATTTGGAACGCTCATGTCAGTTCAACTAGCAACATGA